The sequence below is a genomic window from Mycobacterium heidelbergense.
CGGCGCCGGAGGCCGGGTGGCGGATGATCAGCGCGTCGGCGCCGGCGGCCCGCAGCGTCAGCGCCGTGTCGCGCAGCGACTCCCCCTTGCCCACCGACGATCCGCTGGCGCTGACGTTGACGACGTCGGCGCTCATCCACTTTCCGGCCACCTCGAAGGAAACCCTTGTGCGGGTTGAGTTCTCGTAGAACATCGTGACCACGGTGCGCCCGCGCAGCGTCGGCAGCTTCTTGATCTCGCGACCGACCAGGGCCTGCGCGAACCGGTCGGCGTCGTCGAGGATGGCGGTGGCGTCGTCGCGGCTCAAATCGGCCGCGGTAAGTAGGTGGCGGGTCATCGCGAGATCACCACGCCGTCGCGGCCGTCGTGCTCACGCAGTTGCACGTGCACGCTCTCGCCGCGCGAGGTCGGCACGTTCTTGCCGACGTAGTCGGCGCGCAGCGGCAGTTCGCGGTGGCCGCGATCGACGAGCACGGCCAGCTGCACCGCCCGCGGCCGGCCGACGTCGCGCAGCGCGTCCAGGGCCGAGCGCACCGAGCGCCCGGAGTACAGCACGTCGTCGACGAGGATGACCAGCGCGTCGTCGATGCCGCCGGCCGGAATCGAGGTCGCCTCCAACGGCCGCGGCGGCTTGGTCATCAGGTCGTCGCGGTACAGCGTGATGTCCAGCCCGCCGTGGCCGACCTCCACACCGCTGTACTCGCCGATGTTGGCGGCCAGGCGGTTGGCCAGGGTGACGCCGCGGGTCGGGATGCCCAGCAGCACCACCCGTGGCGCGTCGGGGCCATCCAAAGCGGTCTTTTCGATGATCTGGTGCGCGATGCGGGAAATGGTGCGGCCCACGTCGGCCGCGGACATCAGTTCCCTGCCGGTGGCGGCAGCCATGCGAGATCCTGACCTCCTTCTCCGCCTCGCCGGACGGATCGTTAAAGGATGTCGACTGGACGGCAGCGTAGCACTTCCGAGCCGCGGGCCCGTGACGTGTCGGCCCCCGCGTGTACTATCCGAAAGTATGTTCGAATCAGAAGGGGCCTCGCTGATCGCGCGGATCGCCGAGCTGGAGCGCGCGAAGTCGGCGGCCGCCGCGGGCCAGGCGCGGGCGGCCGCCGCGCTGGACGCGCTGCGCCGCTCGAACGAGGCCGACGCCGGGGTGCCGGCGGCCCAGCGTGGCCGCGGCGTGGCCAGCGAGGTCGCACTGGCGCGACGCGATTCTCCGGCCCGGGGCGGGCGGCACCTCGGCTTCGCGAAGGCGTTGGTGTACGAGATGCCGCACACGCTGGCCGCCCTGGAATGCGGGCGGCTGTCCGAGTGGCGGGCCACGCTGATCGTGCGCGAAAGCGCCTGCCTGGACGTCGACGATCGCCGCGCGTTGGACGCCGAACTGTGCGCCGACTCGACGGGTACGGCCCCATCCCGGCGGCCGTGGCCCGGCACCTGGTGAGCGGCGCGGTCGCCGATTCCCGGTCGCGGGCCACGCTGCGTCGGCTCTACCGGCATCCGGGTTCGGGGGCGTTGGTGGCCATGGAGTCGCGGGCGCGCTGCTTCCCGAAGGGGCTGGCCGCCTTCATCGGGTTGCGGGATCAGCGCTGCCGCACCCCCTACTGCGACGCCCCCATCCGCCACCACGACCACGCCCAGCCGCATCGACGCGGGGGACCGACCGCCGCGGCGAACGGGCTCGGGCTGTGTGAGCGCTGCAACTATGCCAAGGAGGCG
It includes:
- the pyrR gene encoding bifunctional pyr operon transcriptional regulator/uracil phosphoribosyltransferase PyrR, encoding MAAATGRELMSAADVGRTISRIAHQIIEKTALDGPDAPRVVLLGIPTRGVTLANRLAANIGEYSGVEVGHGGLDITLYRDDLMTKPPRPLEATSIPAGGIDDALVILVDDVLYSGRSVRSALDALRDVGRPRAVQLAVLVDRGHRELPLRADYVGKNVPTSRGESVHVQLREHDGRDGVVISR